In Micromonospora cremea, the genomic window ACGCCGACGCGACGCAGCGCGCGATCCGGGAGATCAACGCCGGCATCTACGCGTTCGACGCGGTGCGGCTGCGCGCCGCGCTGGGCAAGCTCTCCACCGACAACGACCAGGGTGAGGAGTACCTGACCGACGTCTTCGGCCTGCTCCGCTCGGCCGGCGAGCCGGTCGCGGTGCACGTGGCCGTCGACCACGTCGAGACGTTGGGCTGCAACGACCGGGTGGAGCTGGCGACGCTGCGCCGGCTGCTGCGCGACCGGGTCAACGAGGCGTGGATGCGCACCGGCGTGAGCCTGCTGGACCCGGCGACCACCTGGATCGACGTGACGGTGGCCCTGGACCGCGACGCGGTGATCGACCAGAACACCCAGCTGCGCGGCGGCACGGTGGTGGGCACCGGCGCCGTGGTCGGCCCGGACGTGACGTTGATCGACACGGTGGTCGGCGTGGGCGCGACCGTGCTGCGCAGCCACGCGGTGGGCGCCGAGGTCGGGCCGGGGGCCAGCGTCGGGCCGTACGCGTACCTGCGCCCGGACGCGCGGTTGGCGGAGAAGGCCAAGGTCGGCACGTTCGTCGAGGTGAAGAACTCCGAGGTGGGCCCGGGTGCGAAGGTGCCCCACCTGTCGTACGTGGGTGACGCGACGATCGGCGCGAAGGCGAACATCGGCGCCGCGACGATCTTCGTGAACTACGACGGGGTGAACAAGAACCGGACGATCGTCGGCGAGGGTGCGTTCATCGGCTGCGACACGAGCCTGATCGCGCCGGTCGAGGTGGGCGCCGGTGCGTACGTGGCGGCGGGCAGCGCGATCGGCCAGGACGTGCCGCCGGGCGCGCTCGGGGTGACCCGCGCGCCGCAACGCAACGTCGAGGGCTGGGTGGCACGCAAGCGCCCCGGGACGGTCTCCGCGGCGGCTGCCGAGCGTGCGCTGCGGGGTGCCGAGGATGCGTCGGGCGTGGCCGGCGCCGCAAGCGACAGTGAGGCAATGCACGAGCAGGCCGAGACGGTGGGCGGCACCTCCGGCACGGGAGATACTGCAAACGAATAGTCCCCGACCCACCACCACCGGGCCGGGTACCACCGACAAACGGGAGCAGACGGGCCCATGGGCAGCATCGTCGCCGAAAACCGCAAAAGCCTGATGCTCTTCTCCGGACGTGGTTTTCCGGAGCTGGCCAAGGAGATCGGCGAGGTGCTCGGCGTCGCGCCGACGCCGGCCGACGCGTACGAGTTCGCCAACGGCGAGATCTTCGTACGGTTCAAGGACTCGGTGCGTGGTTCGGACGCCTTCGTGGTGCAGTCCGTGACGCACGGGGTGAACACCTGGGTCATGGAGACCCTGATCATGGTGGACGCGCTGAAGCGGGGGTCGGCCAAGCGGATCACCGTGGTGCTGCCGTTCTACCCGTACGCGCGGCAGGACAAGAAGCACCGCGGCCGGGAGCCGATCTCGGCCCGACTGGTGGCGGACCTGCTGAAGACGGCCGGCGCGAACCGGATCCTCACCGTCGACCTGCACACCGCGCAGATCCAGGGCTTCTTCGACGGTCCGGTGGACCACCTCTTCGCGATGGACATCCTCGCCGAGTACGTGGAGCACAAGTACGCGGGCCGGCCGATGACCGTGGTGGCGCCGGATTCGGGCCGGGTGCGGGTGGCCGAGCGGTGGACCGACCGGCTGGGCGGCTGCCCGCTGGCGTTCATCCACAAGACCCGTGACCCGATGAAGCCGAACCAGGTCGTGGCGAACCGGGTGGTCGGCGACGTCGAGGGTCGGGTCTGCCTGATCGTCGACGACATGATCGACACCGGTGGCACGATCGCCAGGGCGGCGGACATCCTCAAGGAGTCGGGCGCGGCGGAGATCGTGGTGGCCTCGACCCACGCGTTGCTGTCCGACCCGGCGACCGAGCGGCTGAAGAACAGCCCGATCAGCGAGATCGTGGTGACCAACACGCTGCCGTTGCCGCCGGAGAAGCAGTTGGACAAGCTGACCGTGCTGTCGATCGCGCCGCTGCTGGCGCGGGCGATCCGCGAGGTCTTCGACGATGGTTCGGTGACCACCCTGTTCGGTGGGTTGAGCTGAGCGTCGCGCTGCGGTGAGGCCCGTTCCCGCCGGCTGTGACGCCGGCGGGAACGCGCCCGACCGGCGTCGGGCGCGCGGCCGGCGCGCCGGTGGGAGCGGGGACCTGGGGACTGCCGGAAACCTCGGAATCCGCTCGGGTAGACTGGTGCGGTTGCCACGGCGAGGGTGCCCGGCGGGCCGCTGAATAGCGCCGCACGGAGGCACCGTCATCGACGCGGTGCTCCGGGCAGTCGTTCATGACGCATGAGCCCCAGCGAGCCCCTCGCCCCAGCACCGCAAGACGACAAGCCGCCGTAGCGAAAGCATCAGGAGTTTCCCCGTGTCCGAGGTAAAGATCAGCGCCGAGCCCCGTACCGAGTTCGGCAAGGGTGGTGCCCGTCGTACCCGCCGGGCCGGCAAGGTGCCCGCCGTGCTGTACGGCCACGGCGAGAAGCCCAAGCACATCGCGCTGCCGTCCCGGGAGTTCGCCGCGGCGATCCGCAAGGGTGGCGCCAACCAGCTCTTCGCGATCGACATCACCGACGGCACCCAGGTGCTGGCGCTGCCGAAGGCGATCCAGCGTGACCCGATCCGCGACACCTTCGAGCACGTGGACCTCATCCTGGTCCGCCGGGGCGAGCAGGTGACCGTCGACGTCCCGATCCAGCTGACCGGCGAGGCCGCGCGGGACACCCTGATCGTGCACGACCACGACAGCCTCTCGGTGACCGCCGACGCCACCAAGGTGCCGGACCACCTCGAGGCGTCGATCGAGGGCCTGGAGGCGGGCTCCCAGGTGACTGCCGGTGACGTGCAGCTGCCGGCCGGTGTCGAGCTGGCCGTCGACCCGGAGCTGACGGTCGCCGCGGTGACCGCCGCGCCGACCGCCGAGCAGCTCGAGGCGACGCTGCCCGAGGTCGAGGCGGCCACCGAGGAGGCCGAGGCCGAGGTCGGCGAGGTCACCGAGGGCTCCGAGGGTGCGGACGCCGCCCCGACCGCCGAGGGCGGGGAGAACACCGAGGCGCGCACCGAGGCCTGATCGGTTCGTACTGTGCGGCAGGCGTCCCCGAGCGTTCGGGGGCGCCTGTCGTCGTATCGGGAGTCGGTGGGACGGACGTCGGGAGGGGCGGGTCGTGACGGACGAGGCGGGGCCGTGGCTGGTGGTCGGCCTGGGAAACCCGGGTCGGGAGTACGCCGGGAACCGGCACAACGTCGGGTTCATGGTGGCCGACCTGCTGGCCGGGCGGGTCGGCGCGCGGTTCGGTCGGCACAAGCGGGCGGTCGCCGAGGTGGCCGAGGGGCGACTGGGCTTCGGCGGGCCGAAGCTGGTGCTGGCGAAGCCGCTGACGTACATGAATCTGTCCGGCGGGCCGGTGGCGGCGCTGGCGCAGTTCTACAAGGTGCCGCCGGCGCAGGTGATCGCACTGCACGACGAGCTGGACATCGGGTACGGCCAGGTGCGGGTCAAGTGCGGTGGCGGCGAGGGTGGGCACAACGGCCTGCGCTCGATGTCGAAGTCGCTGGGCACCAAGGAGTACATCCGGGTGCGGTTCGGCGTGGGCCGGCCGCCGGGGCGGCAGGACCCGGCGGACTACGTGCTGTCGGATTTCGGCGCGGCGGAGCGCAAGGAGCTGGATTTCCTGGTGGACCGGGCTGCCGACGTGGTGGAGTCGGTGATCGCCAAGGGTGTGGAGCCGACCCAGAACCTCTACCACGGCGGTTGAGGGACTGGGCGGGGCGTACCGGATCGGGGTTGGCCGGCCGGTAGTCTGCGCCTTTCGGCGTGCCGCGACCGGCGACGCGGGTCGCGGCGTAGCGATCCGGGTGGGCAGGGATCGCGGCGAGGCGACGGGAGCGGGCAATGAGCAGTCCTCCGATGATCGATGGCGCGTTCGCCCGGTGGTTGGCGGCCCGGGCCGGTCAGGCGCTGCTCGACCTGCGGGCGGAGCTGGGTTTCGCGGACACCGGCGCGCTGAAGTCGGCCGGGGACAAGGTGTCGCACGACCTGATCCGCACGGAGCTGGCGAAGTGGCGGCCGGGCGACGCGGTGCTCTCCGAGGAGGACGAGGGGTCGCGGCTGGCCTGGGCGGCGGAGGTGAACGCCGAGGCGGTGTCCCGGTTGGCCGCGGACCGGGTGTGGATCATCGATCCGTTGGACGGCACCCGGGAGTACGCCGAGGAGGGCCGCTCGGACTGGGCGGTGCACGTGGCGCTCTGGGCCCGCAGCGCGCCGAGTCCGCACGGGCTCGTCGCCGGCGCGGTGGGACTGCCGGCGCAGCACCGGGTGCTGGGCACGGACTACCCGCCGGCGTACCCGCCGATGACGGTGGAGGCCGCGACGGCCGGCGCGCGGGTGATCCGGTTGGCGGCGAGCCGGAGCCGGCCGCCGGTGTTCCTCACCGATCTGGCCGAGGACGTGGGGGCGAAACTGGTGCCGATGGGTTCGGCCGGGGCGAAGATCGCCGCGGTGATCACCGGTGAGGTGGATGCCTACATTCACGCCGGCGGGCAGTACGAGTGGGATTCGGCGGCGCCGGTGGCTGTGGCGACGGCCACCGGACTGCACGCTTCCCGTATCGACGGTTCTGCGCTGAGATACAACGAGGCGGATCCGCGCCTGCCCGACCTGCTGGTCTGCCGCAGGGATCTCGCCAGCCGGTTGCTTGCAGCGCTGCAGAGGCATTCCGGGTAGCCTGAGGCACTTCTTGACATGCCCGACCGGAAAGGTCTGGAAATCGGATGAGCGAGCGAATCGAGCCGGTGTCATGACCACCCCCGCGGCTTACCGGGTCTCCCATCTGGACGCGCTGGAGGCGGAGAGCGTCTTCGTGATGCGCGAGGTGGTCGCCGAGATGGAGCGCCCGGTGCTGCTCTTCTCCGGCGGCAAGGACTCGATCGTCATGCTGCGGCTGGCGCAGAAGGCGTTCGCCCCGGCCAACATCCCCTTCCCGGTCATGCATGTGGACACCGGGCACAACTTCCCCGAGGTCCTGGAATACCGCGACCAGCGGGTCGCCGAGCTGGGGTTGCAACTCGTCGTGGCGAGCGTGCCGGAGGCGCTGGCCAGCGGACTGGTCCGGGAGTCCGGCGACGGGATGCGCAACCGGATCCAGACGCCGGTGCTGCTGGAAGCGGTGGAGAAGCACCGCTTCGACGCGCTGTTCGGTGGTGCCCGTCGGGACGAGGAGAAGGCCCGGGCCAAGGAGCGGGTGTTCAGCTTCCGCGACGAGTTCGGTCAGTGGGACCCGAAGAACCAGCGGCCCGAGCTGTGGTCGCTGTACAACGGCCGGCACCACCCGGGCGAGTCGATCCGGGTCTTCCCACTGTCCAACTGGACCGAGCTGGACGTGTGGCACTACATCGCCCGGGAGCGGATCCCGCTGCCGTCGATCTACTACGCGCACGAGCGTGAGGTGATCGAGCGGGACGGGATGTTCTACGCGGTCAACGAGTTCTTCCGTCCCCGGGCGGGTGAGGAGCGCTTCAAGGCGCAGGTGCGCTACCGCACCGTGGGCGACGCCTCGTGCACCGCGGCGGTCCGCTCGGACGCGGACACCGTGGAGAAGGTCATCGAGGAGGTGGCGGCCACCCGGATCACCGAGCGCGGCGCCACCCGTGGTGACGACCGGGTCAGCGAGGCCGCCATGGAGGACCGCAAGCGGGAGGGCTACTTCTGATGACCACCGAGATCGTGGCCCCGGTTCCCGAAGCCCGGCCGATGGACCTGCTGCGGTTCGCCACCGCCGGCAGCGTGGACGACGGCAAGTCGACCCTGATCGGCCGGTTGCTCTACGACACCAAGTCGCTCTTCACCGACCAGCTCGCCGCGGTGGAGGCGGTCAGCGCGGCCCGCGGGGACGAGTACACCAACCTGGCGCTGCTCACCGACGGCCTGCGCGCCGAGCGGGAGCAGGGCATCACCATCGACGTGGCGTACCGGTACTTCGCCACGCCGCGGCGCAAGTTCATCATCGCCGACACCCCCGGGCACATCCAGTACACCCGCAACATGGTCACCGGGGCGTCCACCGCCGACCTGGCGCTGATCCTGGTGGACGCGCGCAAGGGCCTGGTCGAGCAGTCCCGCCGGCACGCGTTCCTCTGCTCCCTGCTGCGGGTCCCGCACCTGGTCCTCTGCGTCAACAAGATGGACCTGGTGGACTGGTCGCAGGAGGTCTACGAGCGGATCGCCGACGAGTTCACCGCGTTCGCCGCGAAGCTCGACGTGCCGGACCTGACCGTGGTGCCCATCTCCGCGCTGCGTGGCGACAACATCGTCACCAGGTCGGAGAACATGTCGTGGTACGAGGGCCCGTCGTTGCTGCACCACCTGGAGCGGGTGCACATCGCCAGCGACCGCAACCTGGTCGACGTCCGGTTCCCGGTGCAGTACGTGATCCGGCCGCAGTCCACCACGGTCACCGACTATCGCGGCTACGCCGGCCAGGTCGCCTCCGGCGTGCTGAAGCCGGGCGACGAGGTGATGGTGCTGCCGTCCGGCTTCACCAGCCGGATCGCCGCGGTGGAGACCGCCGACGGGCCGGTCGCGGAGGCGTTCCCACCGATGTCGGTCACGGTACGGCTGGCCGACGAGATCGACATCTCCCGGGGTGACCTGATCTGCCGGCCGAACAACGCGCCGGCGGTGGCCCAGGACATCGAGGCGATGGTCTGCTGGATGGACGAGACCCGCCCGTTGCAGGTCGGCGGCCGGTACGCCATCAAGCACACCACCCGGTCGGCGCGGGCGATCGTGCGCGGGCTGCACTACCGGCTGGACGTCAACTCGCTGCACCGCGACGAGTCGGCCGACGCGCTGCGGCTCAACGAGATCGGCCGCGTGCGGCTGCGCACCACGGTCCCGTTGCTGGCGGACGAGTACCGGCGTAACCGGACCACCGGTGGTTTCGTCATCATCGACGAGGCCACCAACCGCACCGTCGGCGCCGGCATGATCGTCGAAGCCAGCTGACCAGGGCTCCGGTTCCCGGCAACATCACGCTCGATCCATGAAGTAGTGGCCTCGCCCCTCGGCGAGGCCACTACTTCCATGAACGAGCACGATCTCTACCCCTGGTAGGTGTGGGGTGGGGTCAGTCGAGGCGGGTGGCGCCGGGGGCGGGGAGGACCGTGAGGGTGCCCGGCGCGGTGAAGCCACGCTCGGCGTAGGCGGCGGTCACGGCGGCGGCGACCCCGTCGGCCCGATCCGTGTTCACGAGGGCGAGGACGCACCCGCCGAAGCCGCCGCCGGTCATCCGGGCGCCCAGCGCGCCGGCGGCCAGCGCCGCCTCGACCGCGGTGTCGATCTCGGGCACGGTGATCTCGAAGTCGTCGCGCATCGAGACGTGCGAGGCGGTGAGCAGCGGGCCGATGTCCCGGACCCGGCCGGCGCGTAGCAGCGCCACCGTGTCCAGCACCCGCTGGTCCTCGGTGACCACGTGCCGGACCCGCCGCCGGGTCTCCTCGTCGTCGAGCCGGGCGAGCGCGGCGTCGAGCTGGTCGACGGCCACGTCGCGCAGCGCGGGGACGCCGAGCGACTTGGCCGCCGCCTCGCAGGACCGGCGGCGGGCGGCGTACTCCCCGTCGGCGTGCCGGTGCGGAGCCCGGCTGTCGATGACCAGCACGGCCAGCCCGGCGGCGTCCAGGTCGAACGGGATGTGCTCGACGGACTCGTCACGGCAGTCGAGGAACAGGGCGTGCCCGGCGCGGCAGCGGATCACGGCGGACTGGTCCATGATCCCGGTCGGCGCGCCGACGTAGACGTTCTCCGCCCGCTGCGCCAGCCGGGGCTGCCGCTCGGCGGGCAGCGCCAGCACTCCGAGGTCGAGCAGCGCGGCGAGCACGGCCGACTCCAGCGCGGCCGAGGAGGAGAGACCGGAGCCCAGTGGCACGTCCGAGGTGATCGCCAGCCGGGCGCCGGGCACCGGGTGACCGGCCTCGCGCAGCGCCCAGACCACACCGGCCACGTACGCGCCCCAGCCGGTGACCCGGCCCGGCTCGGCGACGTCCTCCGCCCCGAAGGTGATCGTCTCGTCGGAGAGCTCGGACCAGACCGTCCACCGCTCGCCGTCCTGCCGGTCGGCGGCGACGACGGTCCGCAGTGGCAGCGCGAAGGGCAGCACGAACCCGTCGTTGTAGTCGGTGTGCTCGCCGATCAGATTGACTCGCCCGGGAGCCGCCCAGCGGCCGGCGGCCGGGTCGCCGTACTGCGCGATGAAGCCGGCGGCGGCCCGCTCGGCGACGTCACCGGTCGGCTGGATCATGACTGCTCCAGGACGTGCGTGCGGTAGAAGGCCCAGGCGTCCCCGACCATGTCGTGCAGGGTCGGCTTCTGCGGCACCCAACCGAGCTCGTCACGGGCCAGTGTGGAGGAGGCGACCAGCTCGGCCGGGTCGCCCTCGCGGCGCGGCGCCACCTCGACCGGCAGTGCGTGCCCGGTGACCTCGCGGACGACGTCGACCACCTGCCGGTTGGTGAAGCCGTTGCCGTTGCCCAGGTTGTAGATCCGGTGCTGGCCCGCGGTCGCCGCGTCCAGCGCCAGCAGGTGGGCCCGGGCCAGGTCGGCGACGTGGATGTAGTCGCGGACGCAGGTGCCGTCCACGGTGGGGTAGTCGTCGCCGAAGAGCTGGAGCTTCCCCCGCCGGCCGGCGGCGACCTCCAACGCGATCGGGATCAGGTGCGTCTCCGGGTCGTGCCGCTCGCCGAGCGCGACGTCACCGGCGAGGTGCGCGCCGGCCACGTTGAAGTAGCGCAGCGACACGGCGGCCAGCCCGTGGGCGATCGTCTCGGAGGTGAGCGCCATGTCGACGGCGAGCTTGGTGGCGCCGTACGTGTTGGTGGGCGCCTTGACCGCGGTCTCCGGGATGGGCAGCTCGGTGGGGTTGCCGTAGACGGCGGCGGTGGAGGAGAAGACCATCCGCGGCACCCCGGCGGCCCGGACCGCGTCGATCAGGGCTAACGTGCCGACCGTGTTGGTCTGCCAGTACAGCTCCGGCTTGACCATCGACTCGCCGGCGGCGATCAGCGCGGCGAAGTGCAGCACCCCGTCGAAGCCGGCGTCGGGGGTGACGATCCGCGCGGCGTCGTGGATGGACGCCCCGACGTGGGTCGCGTCCGGAGCGAGCGCCTCGCGGTGGCCGGTGCGCAGATCGTCCAGGACCACCACCTCGTGACCCGCGTCGAGCAGCATCCGGGTCACCACGCTGCCGATGAAGCCGGCGCCCCCGGTGACGAGCAGTTTCACGTCGTTGCCTCCTGCCTGGCCCGCCCGGGACGTGGCCTCGGTGAATCACCCTACGGCGGCGCGTGGTGTGCCTCGACCGATCACGCCGCCATCCCTATTCCATCATAATCTCTCACGATTAAACAGAGCCGAACATTCCGTCCGGTCCGAGCGAACCCCGGTGCGGCGGGCCGCCGATGTCTACCATCTCTGTCATGCGGGAAGCGGCCCGTACCGGGCTCCGGCGAGGCGCGCGAGGAAGGCCCCGTCGCGACCCTGGCCCGCTCGCCCGGGCCGTCGCCCGGGTGGTGGTCCGCGCCGCCGACGGCGCCACCCGTCTCGTCACCGACCTGCTGGGGACCGGCCCGGCGGCCGGCCGGGAGCGCATCTCCGAGGCCGAACTGCGGGACCTGGTCGCGGCGAACACGCTGCTCGACCCGGATGAGCGGCGGATCATCGACGAGGTACTGGTGGCCGGCGCCAGCCTGGTCCGCGAGGTGATGATGCCCCGCACCGAGGTGGTCTTCCTGCCCGCGCGGCTGACCATCGCCGAGGCCGCCCGGCTGGTCCGCGCCGAGACGCACACCCGCTACCCGGTCACCGACGGCACCCACGACGACGTCGTCGGCTTCGTGCACCTCCGCGACGTGCTGCTGCGTCCGGACACCGACGCGTGCGCCACCGTCGGCGAGCTCATCCGGGAGGTGAAGCGGCTGCCCGGCAGCAAGCGGGTGCTGCCCGCGCTGACCGAGATGCGCCGGGAGGGCCAGCACCTCGCGGTGGTGGTCGACGAGTACGGCGGCACCGCCGGGATCGTCACCCTGGAAGACCTGATCGAGGAGCTGATCGGCGAGATCCACGACGAGTACGACGTCGCGCCGGACCCGGTGCACGCCGGCCTGCCCGCCGTGGTGGACGGCCGGCTCAACCTCGCCGACTTCGCCGAGCGGACGGGGGTGGCGCTGCCCGCCGGGCCGTACGAGACGGTCGGCGGGTTCGTGATGGCCGCGCTGGGCCGACTGCCGGTCACCGGCGACGAGGTCCCCGTACCCGCTGAGCCGGCCGAAGCGGGCGGACCCGACCCGGCCGATCCACCGGGTGGTTGGCTGCTGCGGGTGCTGGCACTCGACGGACGCCGGGTGGCCCGGCTCGCCGTCTCCGCCCTGCGGGTGCCGGAGCAACGCCGTGAGTCCGG contains:
- a CDS encoding 50S ribosomal protein L25/general stress protein Ctc is translated as MSEVKISAEPRTEFGKGGARRTRRAGKVPAVLYGHGEKPKHIALPSREFAAAIRKGGANQLFAIDITDGTQVLALPKAIQRDPIRDTFEHVDLILVRRGEQVTVDVPIQLTGEAARDTLIVHDHDSLSVTADATKVPDHLEASIEGLEAGSQVTAGDVQLPAGVELAVDPELTVAAVTAAPTAEQLEATLPEVEAATEEAEAEVGEVTEGSEGADAAPTAEGGENTEARTEA
- the galE gene encoding UDP-glucose 4-epimerase GalE codes for the protein MLLDAGHEVVVLDDLRTGHREALAPDATHVGASIHDAARIVTPDAGFDGVLHFAALIAAGESMVKPELYWQTNTVGTLALIDAVRAAGVPRMVFSSTAAVYGNPTELPIPETAVKAPTNTYGATKLAVDMALTSETIAHGLAAVSLRYFNVAGAHLAGDVALGERHDPETHLIPIALEVAAGRRGKLQLFGDDYPTVDGTCVRDYIHVADLARAHLLALDAATAGQHRIYNLGNGNGFTNRQVVDVVREVTGHALPVEVAPRREGDPAELVASSTLARDELGWVPQKPTLHDMVGDAWAFYRTHVLEQS
- a CDS encoding ribose-phosphate diphosphokinase, whose amino-acid sequence is MGSIVAENRKSLMLFSGRGFPELAKEIGEVLGVAPTPADAYEFANGEIFVRFKDSVRGSDAFVVQSVTHGVNTWVMETLIMVDALKRGSAKRITVVLPFYPYARQDKKHRGREPISARLVADLLKTAGANRILTVDLHTAQIQGFFDGPVDHLFAMDILAEYVEHKYAGRPMTVVAPDSGRVRVAERWTDRLGGCPLAFIHKTRDPMKPNQVVANRVVGDVEGRVCLIVDDMIDTGGTIARAADILKESGAAEIVVASTHALLSDPATERLKNSPISEIVVTNTLPLPPEKQLDKLTVLSIAPLLARAIREVFDDGSVTTLFGGLS
- the pth gene encoding aminoacyl-tRNA hydrolase; this translates as MTDEAGPWLVVGLGNPGREYAGNRHNVGFMVADLLAGRVGARFGRHKRAVAEVAEGRLGFGGPKLVLAKPLTYMNLSGGPVAALAQFYKVPPAQVIALHDELDIGYGQVRVKCGGGEGGHNGLRSMSKSLGTKEYIRVRFGVGRPPGRQDPADYVLSDFGAAERKELDFLVDRAADVVESVIAKGVEPTQNLYHGG
- a CDS encoding inositol monophosphatase family protein is translated as MSSPPMIDGAFARWLAARAGQALLDLRAELGFADTGALKSAGDKVSHDLIRTELAKWRPGDAVLSEEDEGSRLAWAAEVNAEAVSRLAADRVWIIDPLDGTREYAEEGRSDWAVHVALWARSAPSPHGLVAGAVGLPAQHRVLGTDYPPAYPPMTVEAATAGARVIRLAASRSRPPVFLTDLAEDVGAKLVPMGSAGAKIAAVITGEVDAYIHAGGQYEWDSAAPVAVATATGLHASRIDGSALRYNEADPRLPDLLVCRRDLASRLLAALQRHSG
- the galK gene encoding galactokinase, producing the protein MIQPTGDVAERAAAGFIAQYGDPAAGRWAAPGRVNLIGEHTDYNDGFVLPFALPLRTVVAADRQDGERWTVWSELSDETITFGAEDVAEPGRVTGWGAYVAGVVWALREAGHPVPGARLAITSDVPLGSGLSSSAALESAVLAALLDLGVLALPAERQPRLAQRAENVYVGAPTGIMDQSAVIRCRAGHALFLDCRDESVEHIPFDLDAAGLAVLVIDSRAPHRHADGEYAARRRSCEAAAKSLGVPALRDVAVDQLDAALARLDDEETRRRVRHVVTEDQRVLDTVALLRAGRVRDIGPLLTASHVSMRDDFEITVPEIDTAVEAALAAGALGARMTGGGFGGCVLALVNTDRADGVAAAVTAAYAERGFTAPGTLTVLPAPGATRLD
- the glmU gene encoding bifunctional UDP-N-acetylglucosamine diphosphorylase/glucosamine-1-phosphate N-acetyltransferase GlmU, whose protein sequence is MVPQPHLRTVVVLAAGEGKRMKSTLPKVLHPLLGRTLLGHVLSAAAPLAADRTVVVVGHGADQVRGHLTEVAPDATPVLQAEQLGTGHAVRIALDAVPEGAGTVVVINGDVPLLRPETVGALVAAHEEAAAAATVLAAEVPDPTGLGRIVRDADGRLEQIVEERDADATQRAIREINAGIYAFDAVRLRAALGKLSTDNDQGEEYLTDVFGLLRSAGEPVAVHVAVDHVETLGCNDRVELATLRRLLRDRVNEAWMRTGVSLLDPATTWIDVTVALDRDAVIDQNTQLRGGTVVGTGAVVGPDVTLIDTVVGVGATVLRSHAVGAEVGPGASVGPYAYLRPDARLAEKAKVGTFVEVKNSEVGPGAKVPHLSYVGDATIGAKANIGAATIFVNYDGVNKNRTIVGEGAFIGCDTSLIAPVEVGAGAYVAAGSAIGQDVPPGALGVTRAPQRNVEGWVARKRPGTVSAAAAERALRGAEDASGVAGAASDSEAMHEQAETVGGTSGTGDTANE
- a CDS encoding sulfate adenylyltransferase subunit 1, which gives rise to MTTEIVAPVPEARPMDLLRFATAGSVDDGKSTLIGRLLYDTKSLFTDQLAAVEAVSAARGDEYTNLALLTDGLRAEREQGITIDVAYRYFATPRRKFIIADTPGHIQYTRNMVTGASTADLALILVDARKGLVEQSRRHAFLCSLLRVPHLVLCVNKMDLVDWSQEVYERIADEFTAFAAKLDVPDLTVVPISALRGDNIVTRSENMSWYEGPSLLHHLERVHIASDRNLVDVRFPVQYVIRPQSTTVTDYRGYAGQVASGVLKPGDEVMVLPSGFTSRIAAVETADGPVAEAFPPMSVTVRLADEIDISRGDLICRPNNAPAVAQDIEAMVCWMDETRPLQVGGRYAIKHTTRSARAIVRGLHYRLDVNSLHRDESADALRLNEIGRVRLRTTVPLLADEYRRNRTTGGFVIIDEATNRTVGAGMIVEAS
- the cysD gene encoding sulfate adenylyltransferase subunit CysD; amino-acid sequence: MTTPAAYRVSHLDALEAESVFVMREVVAEMERPVLLFSGGKDSIVMLRLAQKAFAPANIPFPVMHVDTGHNFPEVLEYRDQRVAELGLQLVVASVPEALASGLVRESGDGMRNRIQTPVLLEAVEKHRFDALFGGARRDEEKARAKERVFSFRDEFGQWDPKNQRPELWSLYNGRHHPGESIRVFPLSNWTELDVWHYIARERIPLPSIYYAHEREVIERDGMFYAVNEFFRPRAGEERFKAQVRYRTVGDASCTAAVRSDADTVEKVIEEVAATRITERGATRGDDRVSEAAMEDRKREGYF